The genomic interval TCCCGCGCCATGCTACGCACCAACCAGCCATGTGCGACCAACGCGCTGGCAATCGCCCCACCAATCCCACCGGTAGCGCCAAGAACCAGCGCAACCCGGACCTTGGGTTCGCCATTCATTTCTTTATCCATCCGTCATCTCCGCATTGGTCTCAAATGAGCGTCTGAATTGCAGCCGCTCTCTATCGCCAAAGACTGACGCCCTTTTGATAGAAAAGAAATTGCCAATTATCTTTCAGGTGCTAGTATGATTTTTATGAGCAAGGATATTTCATGGGATGATCAACGCTGCTTTCTTGCAGTCCTCGAAGAAGGCAGCCTTTCGGCGGCAGCCCGCAAGCTTGGCGTTTCACAACCGACTGTCAGAGCCCGGATTTCATCTCTTGAAGAGAGTTTGGGCACACCGCTTTTCACCCGTTCGGTCAACGGCCTCGCCCCAACGGAAACCGCAAGAGAGCTACACAAAAGCGCCAAGGCGATGGCAATGGCTTCAGCTGACTTCATCCGCAAAGCATCGGCCCCACCCGACGCCATTGCAGGCACGGTCCGCCTTTCGGTTCCCGAGGTCATGGGCACAGAGGTCATTCCCACGATGCTTGCCACACTGCAAGACCGACATCCTGCCATTCATATCGAATTGGAACTGAGCAACAAGCCCGCCGACATTCTTCAGCAGGAAGTTGACCTTGCGGTTCGAACAGTGCAACCGAAACAGGAAGCGCTCGTCGCCCGCAAGGTGGCATCAATACCCTTGGGCTTTTTCGCAAGCCCCGCCTACCTTGCCAAGCATGGCACGCCTCTATCCATGGAAGATCTGTCAAGGCACCACTTCGTTGGCCCGGATCGCAGTTTGAGCGACCTCGCGCTTGCGAAAAAGCTGGGCCTAAGCAAAACAACGGCAAAAATTGCTCTGGCAACCGACAGCCATCCAGCGCAATTGGCCGCAGCACGGGCCGGCCTTGGCATCGCCGTCATTCAGGTTCCTTTCGGGAGCCGCCATTCAGATCTGGTGCATATCCTGAAGGATCAAAGCGTCTACGCGCTCGACACATGGGTCGTAACGCACGAAAACCTGCGTGCCGTGCCACGCATCAGAGCAGTGTTCGATTGTCTGGTGGAAGGTTTCACCCATTATCGCTAGACGCTTGCGCCCTAGCAATCCTCAAAGCCACGCTCTTCAGACCGGAGACGAAACCACTTCATTGCTTCGCCAACCAAGAGCCACTTTAAGCAACGCCGACTTCCACATCGACGATCCCCGGAATAGCCTTCAAGGCCCGGCCAACCTCAGGCGAAACATAATATTTGCCCTTCAGCCGCATCTCGACTTCGCATTCGCCCTCATCCAGCATCACGATCACGGAAACCTCGCCATCACCTCTGTCATCAAGCTGCTTTTGCAGGGATGTCAGTGGCTTGGG from uncultured Cohaesibacter sp. carries:
- a CDS encoding LysR family transcriptional regulator, whose protein sequence is MIFMSKDISWDDQRCFLAVLEEGSLSAAARKLGVSQPTVRARISSLEESLGTPLFTRSVNGLAPTETARELHKSAKAMAMASADFIRKASAPPDAIAGTVRLSVPEVMGTEVIPTMLATLQDRHPAIHIELELSNKPADILQQEVDLAVRTVQPKQEALVARKVASIPLGFFASPAYLAKHGTPLSMEDLSRHHFVGPDRSLSDLALAKKLGLSKTTAKIALATDSHPAQLAAARAGLGIAVIQVPFGSRHSDLVHILKDQSVYALDTWVVTHENLRAVPRIRAVFDCLVEGFTHYR